The DNA sequence TGTTCAACGCGCCATGAACTGGGCAGCATTATCCTGACAACTAATCTGGATTTTGATAAATGGCCGGACGTCTTCGGCGATGCACGGATGACGGAAGCGCTCATTGATCGATTAACGCATCGTGCGGACATCCATGTCATGAACGGCGAAAGCTACCGTTTTCGCCAAACCCTTGAGCTGCGAAAGCGTGTTGCTAAAGAAAACTAAAAGTGTTTTTGCTAATGACTATTTCTAGGCAGAATTATCTGTCATTTTACCAGCGATTAGCAAGGCCCGGTCAACTTTTGCTCTAGCACGGGCGGTCAACTTTTGTGTTGACAAAACCAAACATAAGTTTTTGGGGCTACCTGGCTGGTAGCCCTTTTTTTGGTGAATACGCGTTATATCTTTCTTCCTTTCCTTCCCTATGGATATGCGCCTTTTTGTATGGTCTTGAAAATGCATACATATAATATAGTGTGGAAGGAAGTGGGGATGTGAAGCTACTGTCTGTTGGCTTGACTGGTACTATCGAAGAAATCCGGGCAAGACTGCAACGAGACTGCGGCAGTTTGGTCCAGGACGGGTTTCGTATTACTATTGATGAATTAAGCAAGGGGCGATATACCTTTCTTGGCTGTAATATTATTGAAGGCGAACTGTCCTTTCGCAATTATGAACGCATAAAAAAACTGCTTAAACATTTCGTGGCCAAACTTTTAACCGATCAGATTTTAGAACGCGAGGAAATAAATATTATTCGTAAAATTATTGACCGTAATTATTCGTATCTTAGTGTAGAAGAACGTAACATTGTTTTGGAAACCACTTTAAAAATCCTAAGTAATGGAGGGGCTCTGCTCGAAGATTTTAGTCTTTCTGCCCGGCATTCCCAAATATTGAACCGAATTTTAGAGTATTTAGATAACCACCATGAACTGGTTTTGGATGGCTTTATCACCTTCCGGCTTAAGGATTATCGCGACCGGTTGGCCCAGATCGTCGATAAAGCTGTTGACGAGTACACGATGGACGTCGAATATAAAGAATTTATCCGTATATTACGTTACTTTGTCGATGTGCAACAGCCGCGGATTAAAGAGGTCCATGTGGTTATCAATGCCAATGACACGTTTAAACTACTCGATACCCTAGGACAACCAATCCCTAGTCAGTATCTGGAAAACTTTATTGTCCAGAATTCGGAAGTAATCAATTACGAGGACATCTTGATTACAGCTCTAATTACCATTGCTCCGTTCAATATCATGCTCCATAATCTGGAGGCCGCCAAGTCGCCTAATTTGGTAGATACGATTAAAAATATATTTGTAGGCAGGGTTGCAATCTGTCCCGGTTGCGACTTATGTCTATAGCCGTTGACTTGTCTGCTAAAACTATGTATAATGTTTCTAAAGTAAAATAGTGCCAATAGTAATGCGGAGGACATGGCAGTAATATTTCACCCGTTTCAGAGAAAAGGCGTCGTAGGCTGTGAGCGCCTTTACGGGCCGTTGCTGTTACCCCCTCCAAACTGCTTGGCTGAACATATAGTAAGCCAAGCCGGGCGCGTCCCGTTATGTTAACGAAGTGGGCTTAAACAGGCCAATCAGGGTGGAACCGCGGGCTAACTCTCGTCCCTTGGAATGGGCGGGAGTTTTCTTATTTTTGACGCTAAATAGCATTGGTTTAATAAAATTTGTTGTATGAGGAGGATACATGTGAGTAAGCTTCAAATTGTGCTAAAAGACGGGGCAATTAGGGAAGTCGAACCAGGCACGACCTTAATGCAACTGGCCGAGAGTATTAGTCGCAGTTTAGCCAAAAGTGCGCTTGTTGCCAAACTTGACGGTCAAGTTGTCGACTTGGCCTACCGCCTCAATAAAGGAGGGAAAGTTGAGTTTCTAACCTTTGAGGATGAAGAGGGTAAAGGCGCTTTGCGGCATAGTGCTTCGCACATCCTTGCCCAAGCTGTTAAACGCCTTTACGGGGATGTAAAGCTTGGTATTGGTCCGGCAATTGCCACCGGGTTTTACTATGATTTTGATACAACTCATACCTTCACGCCGGATGACCTGGAAAAAATTCAGGCTGAAATGGAAAAGATTGTGAAGGAAGATCTGCCTATTGAGAGAATGGAAGTTAGCCGTGAGGAAGCGCTTCGGCTTTTTACGGAACAAGGTGAAGTTTATAAGGTGGAGCTTATTCGTGACCTGCCAGAGGATGTAACGATTAGCCTCTACCGGCAGGGCGAGTTTATTGATCTTTGTGCAGGGCCGCATGTACCGTCAACGGGGCGGGTTAAGGCGATAAAGCTGCAGAGTCTTGCCGGCGCTTACTGGCGGGGCGACGAAAAGCGGAAAATGCTCCAGCGTATCTACGGTACGGCATTTGAGAAAAAGGCTGACTTAGACGCTTACCTCCATATGCTGGAAGAAGCCGCTAAACGTGACCATCGTAAATTGGGCCGCGAGCTGGACTTGTTCAGTATCCAAGATGAAGGCCCTGGTTTTCCTTTTTTCCATCCTAAAGGGATGGTTATTCGCAATGAGCTCGAAAATTTCTGGCGGAAACTACACGTAAAGTATGGTTATCAGGAAATTAAGACGCCAATTATTCTCCACCAGCGGTTATGGCAGCAATCGGGCCATTGGGACCATTATCGGGAAAATATGTATTTCACTACTATTGATGGCGAAGGTTATGCGGTCAAGCCAATGAACTGTCCTGGCGGTATTCTCGTCTATCGTACCCAGCACCATAGCTATCGGGACCTTCCGCTGCGCACCTGCGAACTTGGTCTAGTTCATCGGCATGAGTTGTCCGGCGCTTTGCACGGTTTGATGCGTGTACGCAGTTTTACCCAGGACGATGCCCATATTTTTATGCTGCCCTCGCAGATTAAAGACGAAATTCAAGGTGTTATCGACTTATTTAACGAAGTCTACAGCACGTTTGGCTTATCTTATCATGCCGAACTCAGCACCAAACCGGAAAAAGCCATGGGTTCAGACGAAATTTGGGAAGTTGCCACCAACGCGCTCCGGGAGGCACTGGAAGAACGCGGCATGCCATACAAAGTTAACGAAGGGGATGGCGCATTTTACGGTCCCAAAATCGACTTTCACCTCCAGGACTCCATCGGTCGGACCTGGCAGTGCGGTACCATTCAGTTAGACATGCTTATGCCGGAAAAGTTTGATCTTACTTATGTCGGTGAAGATGGCCAGAAGCACCGTCCTGTTATGATCCACCGTGTTGCTTATGGCAGTTTGGAGCGGTTCATTGGTATCCTCATCGAGCATTATGCCGGCGCTTTTCCGACTTGGCTTGCACCTGTCCAGGTTAAAATTCTGCCGATAACCGACCGGCATGTCGCTTATGCTCAGGAAATCGCAACTCTCATGCGTGACAAAGATATCCGGGTAGAAGTAGACAGCCGCAACGAAAAGATTGGCTATAAAATTCGCGAAGGCCAACTGGAGAAAGTACCCTATATGTTGATAGTAGGGGATAAAGAGGTTGAAACCCGGACGGTTGCGGTAAGAAAGCGCGGCCAAGGGGACATCGGCGCACAAGCCGTAGACGATTTTATTGCCGCTATTTTGGCAGAAATACAAAGAAAAATAAATAATTGATTGTT is a window from the Sporolituus thermophilus DSM 23256 genome containing:
- the ytxC gene encoding putative sporulation protein YtxC, with the translated sequence MKLLSVGLTGTIEEIRARLQRDCGSLVQDGFRITIDELSKGRYTFLGCNIIEGELSFRNYERIKKLLKHFVAKLLTDQILEREEINIIRKIIDRNYSYLSVEERNIVLETTLKILSNGGALLEDFSLSARHSQILNRILEYLDNHHELVLDGFITFRLKDYRDRLAQIVDKAVDEYTMDVEYKEFIRILRYFVDVQQPRIKEVHVVINANDTFKLLDTLGQPIPSQYLENFIVQNSEVINYEDILITALITIAPFNIMLHNLEAAKSPNLVDTIKNIFVGRVAICPGCDLCL
- the thrS gene encoding threonine--tRNA ligase, with amino-acid sequence MQLAESISRSLAKSALVAKLDGQVVDLAYRLNKGGKVEFLTFEDEEGKGALRHSASHILAQAVKRLYGDVKLGIGPAIATGFYYDFDTTHTFTPDDLEKIQAEMEKIVKEDLPIERMEVSREEALRLFTEQGEVYKVELIRDLPEDVTISLYRQGEFIDLCAGPHVPSTGRVKAIKLQSLAGAYWRGDEKRKMLQRIYGTAFEKKADLDAYLHMLEEAAKRDHRKLGRELDLFSIQDEGPGFPFFHPKGMVIRNELENFWRKLHVKYGYQEIKTPIILHQRLWQQSGHWDHYRENMYFTTIDGEGYAVKPMNCPGGILVYRTQHHSYRDLPLRTCELGLVHRHELSGALHGLMRVRSFTQDDAHIFMLPSQIKDEIQGVIDLFNEVYSTFGLSYHAELSTKPEKAMGSDEIWEVATNALREALEERGMPYKVNEGDGAFYGPKIDFHLQDSIGRTWQCGTIQLDMLMPEKFDLTYVGEDGQKHRPVMIHRVAYGSLERFIGILIEHYAGAFPTWLAPVQVKILPITDRHVAYAQEIATLMRDKDIRVEVDSRNEKIGYKIREGQLEKVPYMLIVGDKEVETRTVAVRKRGQGDIGAQAVDDFIAAILAEIQRKINN
- a CDS encoding ATP-binding protein, with the protein product CSTRHELGSIILTTNLDFDKWPDVFGDARMTEALIDRLTHRADIHVMNGESYRFRQTLELRKRVAKEN